The following nucleotide sequence is from Mangifera indica cultivar Alphonso chromosome 17, CATAS_Mindica_2.1, whole genome shotgun sequence.
CACTTTGTTCTTCCTCTTCTCAAGCAACCTACTTGCAGTCTCTTCAATCACATCATTGTATGCAGTTGGCGATTCCTTCTTCCTTTGCTCTTGCTCTTGCCTCTTTGAAGCAATGACCACATTTGCAGGCGCAATATTCTCTTGCTTTCCCTGTTCTACTTCTTGTTgatcttgttcttcttcttcctcgGTCTTACTCATCTCCACGGTTACTTCTTCTTCATTAGACGCTTGTTGATCTCCTTCAGTTGTTTTATTTTCGTTATCATCTTCCATTTTCTCATCTTCAACCTCAGTTTTAACCTCCTCAACAATAGTCTCTTCTGGGATAATCACACCGTTGCCTGTGCTTTCTTCTGATTCTTTCACATCTTCTTTTGATGTTTCTTGTTCAAGAACATTACCCACTTCATCTGATTTATCTTCTTCGTGCCTATCTTCTTCGATTTGGGAAGGTGTTGCAGGTTGAACCACATCTTCAGATTCTGAAACCGCAGAAATGTCACAAGACTTAAAAATCTTCTCATCATCCTCATCAACTGCAACATCTTCAACAGTTTCAGGTTCCCGTACATCAGATTGCACAGCCATCTCTCTCTCCACGGactcattattttcttcttcttgttccttGGTTTCATTTTCCAATGCTTGTGCTGTTGTTTCATGCCTACCACTGGCATCATCTTTTGAAGGAGACGTATGACTGTCCTTCTTGTTATTAGTACTTGAAGTTGCACTCTTCTTTGCGGTTCTTGAATGAAGCTGTGGAGATTTCACAGCAGCGGCACCTTTAGTGGTTTTTGCGGCTGAAGAGTTTGTTCCAGACAAATTATAAGAGGCAGATCGAAGTGTCGTTTTCTTCTCACGAAGCACTGGAGATTTGCTCTCCTGATGAGCTGGAGGGCCAAGTTCTCTCTGGGTTCGAGAAGAAGTGGAGGGAAGCTGCTTGATGTCGAAAGATCTTCTTCTGATAAACTTTTGATCTTGGCCATTGGTGTTGTTTTTCTTGACAAGCTTTACGGATTCACTGGAGGAAATTGTTGGCTTGAGATAATTCGGGTGGGGCTTCTCaggcttttctttttctttatcaatggTGGGTTTGGAGGTAAAGGTGGGTTGCCTGCTACTTCTGCCTGTGCCTGATCTCTTCTCCTTCCCTTGAGTTGTTGTTGCCATGAATCCAAGATTAGAATTTTACAGAACGTAGTTAACCTGgaatttgtttcaaattaataagaaaCAAACACCTCTTTTAACTGGTATAAACAAACTGACATATCTAGATTTAGTTTTGATACATTTTATTCATCCTAGTTTCGaccaataatgttatatataatttgaaaagtttattatatgtattaagtATAATTAGTGTGAAAAGGTTACACATAAATTTATGCTATATGTTCGGATTTCCCAAGGAACatgaaaaacaagaaagagTTCTCTTATAACTTAGTGATCTAAAGTTATGTTTCTTTCTTTGCATTGTATGTGGAATTTACCATATGCATTCGGCTagctatataaataaatgccaAAACTCTCTTGAACACAACACAAAAGGCAAATTCAAGTTGGTTCAAATAAGAGTTTacttaagtttgactcaaatttaaaataaccaattcgaatttgaaattaaacAGACTTGAATGGTTAATTGTAACATCGGAAATtagaaaaagagaaggaaaaaagcAAAGATGAACCCAGCTACAGTCAAGGAAGTCAGTTAACCTTccttgattttaaaattttttaaaatttagcatttaaattttcatttgatctTCTAGCTTTTTAGTTGgattcttttaactttaaaaactctcaaatataatttttaaaatttcatttattctcttttaattttattattcttttattaattctttaatattttaattttattcaatcatcATCCTTTAATTACATTTTTGAGTCTGTTATTATTGGTGAACTCTCAAAATGAAGTTGAGTTTAAA
It contains:
- the LOC123200922 gene encoding nucleolin-like, whose product is MATTTQGKEKRSGTGRSSRQPTFTSKPTIDKEKEKPEKPHPNYLKPTISSSESVKLVKKNNTNGQDQKFIRRRSFDIKQLPSTSSRTQRELGPPAHQESKSPVLREKKTTLRSASYNLSGTNSSAAKTTKGAAAVKSPQLHSRTAKKSATSSTNNKKDSHTSPSKDDASGRHETTAQALENETKEQEEENNESVEREMAVQSDVREPETVEDVAVDEDDEKIFKSCDISAVSESEDVVQPATPSQIEEDRHEEDKSDEVGNVLEQETSKEDVKESEESTGNGVIIPEETIVEEVKTEVEDEKMEDDNENKTTEGDQQASNEEEVTVEMSKTEEEEEQDQQEVEQGKQENIAPANVVIASKRQEQEQRKKESPTAYNDVIEETASRLLEKRKNKVKALVGAFQTVIDYESASTPK